The Verrucomicrobiota bacterium region CTGGGAAGTCGGCGACACAGCAGGTTAGGAAACCTGCGGTACGTTGCGCGACGCGGATTTCCAATCCGCAGACCTTCATGTCATCCCAACGGTTGGTGATTCCCCAGCGTCTGCCGACTGGGAAGTCGGCGATACAGCAGGTTAGGAAACCTGCGGTACGTTGCCGCGGTGATGCTTCCTCATCGTTCGGTTCCGGCCTGGAAGGGGGCGGCGGGCAGGCCCGCGCCGTTGTAGAGGTTGCACGTGGGGTTGTTGGCCCAGGCGTAGCGCACCGCCACCGGCTGGGGCACGGCGGGGGACCAGAGGACGACGGTCTCGCCCTCGATCCTGGCCGTGGCCCACTTCCAGTTTTTATCCGCGCCGCAGAGGGCAAAGCCTTCGAGTTCGCCGTCCGGGCTGTGCCGCACCAGGGGTTGGAGCGCGGGGGACATGCTGGTGGGCTGGTATTGCGCGGGGAGCGGTTTGGCGACCAGCCCGCCCGCGGTGCCGCCAAAGGTCAGGCGCACTTTATCCCCCTCGATTTTCATGGCCTGAAAGACCGGACCGGAATCCACGACGGTTTGTTGGTAGGTGCGCGCCAGGGCGAGCCGCGCGAGGCGTTCGCCGGCTTCTTGTTTGTAGATGGGATGCACGTCTTCCTCGCCCAGGTCAATCAGCACCGCCTGCCCGGTGTGGGGGAGGGTCAGGCCTTTGGCTTGCGCCTCGCGCAGTTGCGCCCAGAGGCTGTTTTCCGGGAGGTCTTTTTTGGCGCTGTAGTTGGGCAGTTGGCAGAAGTAGAACGGCAGCTCGCGGCCCCAACCCGTCCGCCAGCCCCGGATGATGCCCTCGAACATCTTCCAGTAGAGGGCGGGTTGCCCGGTGTCCTGCTCGCCTTGGTACCAGATCACGCCCTGGATGGTGGCGGCCAGGAGGGGATGGATCATGCCGTTGAAGATGCGGCCGGGGACGCTGTGGGTGCCGGGGTTGGGCGGGATCATCGGCAGCGCCTTGCGCGCCTCGGCGGTCAGGGCGGGCAGCGCGAATTCCACTTTGGCCAGCCATTCGCCGTTGAGGAGCACCCGCGCCGTGCCGACGCCGATGAACAGGGTGGAGGGCATGGCGGCCCGCTCGGTGGGCGTGAACAGCCGGATGGCGACGGTGTTCTCGCCCTCGTGGAGCGCGCCTTTGGGCAGCGCGTAGCGGACATCAAAGCCGCCCTTCAGGCTTTCCACGGTGGTTTCATCGAACTTCTTGCCGTTGAGATAGAGCGCGTTGAAGTCCCGCACGGCGCCGAGCTGAATCATCGCGTTCTCCAGGGAGCCGGGCGGGATGTTGACTTGCTTGCGGAACCACACCGCGCCGGAATCAGGCAGGCCCGCCGCCGGCAACGTGGCGGGCAGGGTGACTTTTTTCCAATCGCCCAGGGGAACGCCGGGGGCCGCGTACGCCGCCGGCTCCGCCGGGTGATCGTTCCGCTGGAACTGCGTTTCCCATTGGCGGTAGGCCGGGAGGTATTGCTCCTTCAACAGCGGATAATCGTCCACGCGCTTTTTGACGCTGGCCAGTTTGCTCTGCCATTCGGGCACGCTGGCCAGGGCCTCCGGCGGCAGCCAGGACATCGCGGAGGTGCCCGACCAGGCCGCCAGGATCAGCCCGACGGGCTGCTGAATCGTTGCTTGCAGGCGCTTGCCGAAGAAGTAACCCACGGCGGTGAATTCCTTGGCGGTGTCGGGCCGGGCGGCGATCCAGGCGCCCTTGCAATTATCTTCCGGGGTTGCGGAAGCGCTGTTCGCCACGCGGAACTGGCGCAGCTTGGGATTGGCCGATTGCGGGATTTCCTGGGCGGCCTCCCCGGCGCGGGCCAGGCCAAAGGCCATGTTCGATTGCCCGGAGCAAACCCAGAGTTCACCGATCAGCACATCGGACACGACCACTCGGTTGACCCCTTCCACGGTCAACTCGAACGGCCCCTCGGCAACCTTGCTGAGGTCCAGGATCACCTGCCATTTCCCATCGGCACCAGTGGTCGCTTGCGCGCGGACGCCGCCCAGGGAGACGGTCACCTTTTCCCCCGGCGCCGCCTTGCCCCAGACCCGGGTGTGATCGGAACGTTGCAGCACGGCGTGGTTGGAAATAAGCGCGGGCAGCGTGACTTCCGCGGACGCTGAAGCGATGAAGATGCCCAGGCTTGCCGCCAGGATGAATGGGAAAGTGGATGATTTGTTCATGCGCAATGGACGGGATTGGATTGAGTGACTTGGAAGTTGCGTTCGCCCGCCCTTTGGCGCAGGGCGATGAAGCAATAGTGATTCGGGCCGTCGTTCATGAATAAACACACTAATTCCCGCCGATAGCGCCGACAAGTGTATTTCAGGGCGATGATTCAGCGTGATGGCAGCAGGATTACATGAGGTTCGGGGAAGTCTCCCCAGGAGCCCTTACTTCCAGGTTCATGGGAAGTCTCCCCTCTTTCCTTTGCTGGGTCCACCGCCCCCCGTGACCGGGCAGCCTCGAAGGCGGTGGCGGCAAGGGACACACATGAACTAAGGCAAACCAGCAATGAATAAAAGCGTTGAAGTCAAATTCCTTGCTAGACTTCCCCGTGAGCTTCAGTAGCATTGATCCATGCCTGATGCGGTTCCAACTCAACCCGCACCGTTGTCCAAAGGCGCGGTGTTTGTACGGCGATTGTTTAGTTCGGTCGTCTTGTGGACGGTGGTGATTGCCGGACTTTTCTCCGGCATCCATTGGCTTTCCAACGGCCTGTTCTTCGTGATCATCACGGTGCTGGCGCTGTTTGGGCTGATCGAATTCTACGATCTGGTGCAGAAGCGGGACCTGG contains the following coding sequences:
- a CDS encoding sialate O-acetylesterase, which encodes MNKSSTFPFILAASLGIFIASASAEVTLPALISNHAVLQRSDHTRVWGKAAPGEKVTVSLGGVRAQATTGADGKWQVILDLSKVAEGPFELTVEGVNRVVVSDVLIGELWVCSGQSNMAFGLARAGEAAQEIPQSANPKLRQFRVANSASATPEDNCKGAWIAARPDTAKEFTAVGYFFGKRLQATIQQPVGLILAAWSGTSAMSWLPPEALASVPEWQSKLASVKKRVDDYPLLKEQYLPAYRQWETQFQRNDHPAEPAAYAAPGVPLGDWKKVTLPATLPAAGLPDSGAVWFRKQVNIPPGSLENAMIQLGAVRDFNALYLNGKKFDETTVESLKGGFDVRYALPKGALHEGENTVAIRLFTPTERAAMPSTLFIGVGTARVLLNGEWLAKVEFALPALTAEARKALPMIPPNPGTHSVPGRIFNGMIHPLLAATIQGVIWYQGEQDTGQPALYWKMFEGIIRGWRTGWGRELPFYFCQLPNYSAKKDLPENSLWAQLREAQAKGLTLPHTGQAVLIDLGEEDVHPIYKQEAGERLARLALARTYQQTVVDSGPVFQAMKIEGDKVRLTFGGTAGGLVAKPLPAQYQPTSMSPALQPLVRHSPDGELEGFALCGADKNWKWATARIEGETVVLWSPAVPQPVAVRYAWANNPTCNLYNGAGLPAAPFQAGTER